The genomic window CAGGAGGAGGAAACAACAACCAAGACAATCAGGAGATACAGGCAGAACTTCCAACTCAAAACTATATAGACGGAAATTACAATCTTTCAGTACAAGAACAAGCCTACCTATCAGTCAATGAAGAAGTAGTATTTGTGAATGTGCTATACACAGACCGGAGAGAAAACTATACAGAACTACAAGGAATTCCATCAAAATTCAATAACACGGTCTACATAAACTCCGTTAACACATCCGAATCAACATTTGCAACAGGGACAGGAGCTGAACCACCAACAACTCTGCTGATAGGAAACCAGCCGACCAGAGGAAGTCCTTACAGCATCAGATCAGCAGAAACAACTCAGGAAGACATAATCTCAGGTATCTGCAGCTCAATGAGGGATGTAAGCCAGTTCGGAGCAACCTGCTACACATAAACTTTACTTCCCTCCACTTTTCTCTTTCTCAGATGTCAAAAGCCTTCGCAAACTCTTTACCGCCTTGAACACTATCAGAATACTTCTCCAACTTTTCCTCAGCGCTTTCATCTGTCTGCGATGCTGAAACAGCGCCCTTCTCACCTATCAAAGTGATACATGCCTGATGCTTGCTGGAAAGCTTCTGAGCAACTTGGATCAGCAGTCCAACGTTCTCGGTAGGCACCTCAGCTTCAACCTCTTCAAAGTCATTCTTCTCAAGTTCCTCCTCTAAGAACTCTTCAATCTGAGATTCAAGGTTTTCAACCTTCTTTTCTCTATCTTTTCTGATACTGTACAGGCTCTCGGCTGTTTCCAATGTGGTCTCTCTTCTCACCTTGCTAATTTGAGTGTCTTCGCCTAGGAAATCTGAAAGCTTTTCGATCTTCTCTTCAAATCCATCTACTTCACGCATGAACCTTTCAACTGTGTCGACAAGGTGCTCAGGTTCTACGGAGAAGACCTCACAAAGACTTCTCTGAACATTCCTGGTGTCATCCGGTATTTCTGCATCCAGCAACTTGGAAACTTCCTTAACTCTGCCCTCAACTTCTCTCTGGAACTCTCTGGCTGATTCCCCGGCTTTGTACTCTAGTCTGATAACGCCGTCCTGAATTCTCTTGCAGCCGGTGATCACGAACTCCTCTGCATGGGAGCTCTGGGTCAGGTGTGTTCCTCCACACGCCTCGATATCTACGTCTTCAATATCGATCAGTCTGATGGTGTTTCCGGGAGGTGCACCACCCTGGTAGATCCTGAAGCCATGCTCCTGTTCAGCGTCGCTTTTTTCCATCTCCAAGACATTGATCTCATGATCTTCTTCAATTATCTCTCTGACACTGGCTTCGATCTCGTCCAGAGTTTCTCGGTCTGGTTTCTCGTAATGCGTTATATCGAGCCTGGCTTTTTCCAATGTCTTGTTTGCTCCGGCCTGATAGATATGTTCGCCGAGTTCTTCACGCGCTGCAGCATTCACCATGTGGGTCGTGGAGTGGTGCTGAGTCAACTGCTTCCTCTTCTCACCGTTGACGACGCCCTTCACACTCTGCCCTTCTTCAAGATCATGATCTGGCGCTCGATGGAGTACCACGCCCGACTGCTTCTGCACATCTTCAACCTGGAAACCATTTATTTTTCCGACATCGTGCATCTGTCCTCCGCCCTGAGGATAGAACATCGTCCTGTCCAGGACTATCCATTCGTCATCTATAACTTCCAGGATTTCTGCTTTGAAATCGAAGTTCTCAGTCTTTCCGTCTTTTCTATACGGCTCTCTTCTATCGTAGTATAGCTTTTCTGTCTCAGAAACTCCTTCAAGATCAAAGTCCTCTTCAACTTCCTGAATTGCTTCATCTTCTTCTCCAATCTGCATGTAGAAGTCTTCAGGTACTTCAAAACCGGCTTCCTCCATCATCTCAGGAGAAACACCGTGAGACTCGTAGAGCTCAATCATTTTCTCAACTGAAGGCTGTGATTCAAGCTCCGAAAGCTTTTTCTCGGCTTTTTCACGTGCTTTCTCGTATTTCTTCGCTTCCACTTCTAAAATTCTCTGAATCTCGTCTATCGACTCCAGAAGCTCTGGGAACATCGGCTCAAGTTCCTCAGCGTTCCATCTGGCGACCTCTGTCATCTTTAACTCCCAGTTATATTTCTCAATGAAATCCTTAGCTCTTCTGTAAATCATTCTCAGGTTATGTCCTCCACCTGTGTTTGAAGGAATCTTGCCGTCAGCCAGCGCAAAGTTAAGTGCTCTGCTGTGTTCTGCTATGCTGTAAAGTGCGGCAGCAGGCTTAATCTCGTCTTTAAGATTGTCGACATCTTCATCGATTTTCTCTGCGACTTCCTTCCATTTCTCGTCGATGTCATCTACTTCATCGATGTTGAGCTCGGAGCTGTGTGGCAGGAACTTTTCCCAGACTTCTTGATCGATTTCCAGTCCTGTTCTTTCTTTCATCTTGGAGAGGGTTTCTGGCATGACGGATTCGTAGCTGGTTTCTGTTCCTCTGCTGATCCAGGTGATTCGTTCGTGCCCCATTCCCATGTCTAGGACTTTGAGGTCGAGTTCCTCGTAGCCTTCTGGTGTCTGTTTGTAGAACATGTAGACCTGGTTCCATAGTTCTAAACCATCTACGAAGAAC from Candidatus Nanohalobium constans includes these protein-coding regions:
- the alaS gene encoding alanine--tRNA ligase — translated: MKSLDQLKEEIKEEASENPEKFFATEVLKEKGFSRGQCKNCRLYFWSSDPEREICGEPECGDGYTFINDSPTEVELTHTESWELFQEFMDDRGYASIDRYPVVARWRDDVEFTGASIYCFQPYVVSGEAEPPADELIIPQPSLRFNDVDNVGITGRHYTNFTMIGQTCFQPPEKYDQDRYFRDMFEFAVEGLGIPEEKLILHEDSWGGGGNLGACMEFFVDGLELWNQVYMFYKQTPEGYEELDLKVLDMGMGHERITWISRGTETSYESVMPETLSKMKERTGLEIDQEVWEKFLPHSSELNIDEVDDIDEKWKEVAEKIDEDVDNLKDEIKPAAALYSIAEHSRALNFALADGKIPSNTGGGHNLRMIYRRAKDFIEKYNWELKMTEVARWNAEELEPMFPELLESIDEIQRILEVEAKKYEKAREKAEKKLSELESQPSVEKMIELYESHGVSPEMMEEAGFEVPEDFYMQIGEEDEAIQEVEEDFDLEGVSETEKLYYDRREPYRKDGKTENFDFKAEILEVIDDEWIVLDRTMFYPQGGGQMHDVGKINGFQVEDVQKQSGVVLHRAPDHDLEEGQSVKGVVNGEKRKQLTQHHSTTHMVNAAAREELGEHIYQAGANKTLEKARLDITHYEKPDRETLDEIEASVREIIEEDHEINVLEMEKSDAEQEHGFRIYQGGAPPGNTIRLIDIEDVDIEACGGTHLTQSSHAEEFVITGCKRIQDGVIRLEYKAGESAREFQREVEGRVKEVSKLLDAEIPDDTRNVQRSLCEVFSVEPEHLVDTVERFMREVDGFEEKIEKLSDFLGEDTQISKVRRETTLETAESLYSIRKDREKKVENLESQIEEFLEEELEKNDFEEVEAEVPTENVGLLIQVAQKLSSKHQACITLIGEKGAVSASQTDESAEEKLEKYSDSVQGGKEFAKAFDI